The DNA window ACTCATAATCCTCCAGAAAAAAGCGAGGATGTCGCAGAATCCATCCGCAAAACCGGCGGCCAGGCCATCTCCTTCAGCGGCGACATCCTCGACTCGTCCTACATAAAGgccctcatcgccaaggcCGCCTCGTTCGGCAACGGCAAGATCCACATCCTCGTCATGGGCGCCGGCTACACGTGGGACGGCGTCGTGCACAAAATGACGGACAAGCAGTGGGAAACCATGATTGCGCTGCACTGCACCGCGCCCTTCAACATGGTGCGCGAGGCGGCGCCCTTCTTCCGCGTCAAGGACGGCGAGCCGCGCAGCATCGTCACCGTGTCGTCGACGTCGGGCGTGCACGGCAACGCGGGCCAGATCAACTATGCGCTGGCCAAGTCGGGGCTCATTGGCTTCACCAAGACGATTGCCAAGGAATGGGGCCCGGCGTTTGGCGTGCGGGCCAACTCGGTTGCCTTTGGCTATATCCAGACTCGCTTGACGGCGGCAAAGGAGGACGGCGGGTTTGTTGTTGGGCCGGGCGGCGAGAAGATTGCGCTTGGTGTGCCGGGCAGAGGCAAGCCTGGCTCGGCTCCGCCTTCAGATATTCCCTTGGGACGGCCGGGGACTGCAACGGAGGCTGCGAGCTCGATTCTGGCTGTGGCGAGTCCGCTCTTTTCATATGTAACGGGCCAAGTAATCATGGTGACGGGAGGCAGGAACATGTAAGATGACTGATCTTAATGGCATAGTTGTGTGTATAGCGTTGATTTCTGCAAAAATGGCAATGGTATATGTGATTAATTAGAAACGAGACTACCCTTCTCAGTGACATAAACGCCGGCCCATCCAACTCGTAGCAATCCATATGATACATGCTTTCGTTCTGTCTTTTTCCCACTCCTCATCCTTAGACCTTTAGCCATAGAGAAAACACTCCCTTGGCGTACTCAACAATTTCATCACCGCCCAGCTTGCTCTCTCCGTACACTCGGTCCACGAAAGAAATGGGCACCTCGGCAACGGTGCATCCCATAGCCTTGGCGCGaaccatcatctccatctggaACGTATATCCCTTGCTCTCCGTGCTCGAAATGACCTTTTCCAGAACGCTCTTCTTGTACAGGCGGAAGCTGCCCGTCAGGTCGCTGACGCCCGGTCGCAGCACGGTATCGGCAAACAGGTTGGCGCCGCGGCTGACAAACTTGCGCTTCAGGTCCCAGCCAAAGACGCCGCCGTTGCCAGCGTAGCGGGTGCCGGTGACGATGTCGTAGCGGCCCTGTTGCTGCACGGCAATCATCTGGGGGATGAACTTTGGGTGGTGGCTGAAGTCGGCgtccatgatgatgacgaagtTGCCGGTGACAAACTGCAGGCCGTGGACGTAGGCCGTTCCGAGGCCCAGCTTGCCGGAGCGAGGCTTGAGGACGACGTGGGGGGGCGTAGGCCTTGACGAGCTGGTTGGCGACATCTTGGGTGCCGTCGGGAGAGCCGTcgtcgacgatgatgagtTCCCAGTCCAGGTTGCTGTGAACGGAACAGAATTGTCAGCTCAAATGCTACATCCAATGCTTTCCTTGGCCTGAGAGCTTGAGGATCCGGTAGCCACCTACTTCTCTGTAAAGGTGCGGTTCAGCAGCCATGCCACGATGGGGAGGTTTTTCCTCTCATTGTACGTCGGCAGAATGACCGAGTACTTGTCCTTGGTACTCTTTGCAGGTGCCATGATTTCGACTTTGCGCTAGAATTAAAACAActagaagaaggaaaagagagacgcGTGAATTGGCGATAAAAGGAGTGTGCTGAAGTTGGGTTTTGCGCGTCTGCGGCAGCTGTGATAGCTGTCCTTCTGGAAGCTGGCGGGTGGCCGAAATGTGGCAGTTCAGGGGGCCACTGGCTGTGATGACTA is part of the Trichoderma atroviride chromosome 1, complete sequence genome and encodes:
- a CDS encoding uncharacterized protein (CAZy:GT2_Glycos_transf) yields the protein MSPTSSSRPTPPHVVLKPRSGKLGLGTAYVHGLQFVTGNFVIIMDADFSHHPKFIPQMIAVQQQGRYDIVTGTRYAGNGGVFGWDLKRKFVSRGANLFADTVLRPGVSDLTGSFRLYKKSVLEKVISSTESKGYTFQMEMMVRAKAMGCTVAEVPISFVDRVYGESKLGGDEIVEYAKGVFSLWLKV